In Rhodoferax koreense, a genomic segment contains:
- the yghX gene encoding YghX family hydrolase, which translates to MTRMTAKDFPQEILELYDYYVHGKIARREFLDRAAKYAVGGLTAAGMLAALSPNYALAQQVAFTDPEIVADYVTYPSPNGHGQVRGYLVRPAKATGKVPGVVVVHENRGLNPYIEDVARRTAKAGFIALAPDGLSSVGGYPGNDPKGLALQAQVDPTKLMNDFFAAIEFLMKHDATTGKVGITGFCYGGGVANAAAVAYPELGAAVPFYGRQPKAEDVARIKAPLLLHYAELDTGINQGWPAYEAALKANNKTYEAYIYKGVNHGFHNDSTPRYDEAAAKLAWERTVAWFKKYLS; encoded by the coding sequence ATGACCCGCATGACCGCGAAAGATTTCCCCCAGGAGATTCTGGAACTCTACGACTACTACGTCCACGGCAAGATCGCTCGGCGGGAGTTCCTCGACCGTGCCGCGAAATACGCCGTGGGCGGGCTTACCGCCGCCGGCATGCTGGCCGCGCTGAGCCCCAACTACGCGCTGGCGCAGCAGGTGGCCTTCACCGATCCCGAGATCGTGGCCGACTACGTCACCTACCCATCGCCCAACGGCCATGGCCAGGTGCGCGGCTATCTCGTGCGGCCGGCCAAGGCCACGGGCAAGGTGCCGGGCGTGGTCGTGGTGCACGAAAACCGAGGCCTGAACCCCTACATCGAGGACGTGGCGCGGCGCACGGCCAAGGCCGGCTTCATTGCGCTCGCACCCGATGGGTTGAGTTCTGTCGGCGGCTATCCGGGCAACGACCCGAAAGGCCTGGCGCTGCAGGCGCAGGTCGACCCGACCAAGCTGATGAACGACTTCTTCGCGGCCATCGAGTTCCTGATGAAGCACGACGCCACCACCGGCAAGGTCGGCATCACCGGCTTCTGCTACGGCGGCGGCGTGGCCAATGCGGCGGCCGTGGCCTATCCCGAGCTCGGCGCGGCCGTACCCTTCTATGGGCGCCAGCCGAAGGCGGAGGACGTGGCCCGGATCAAGGCGCCGCTGCTGTTGCACTATGCCGAACTCGACACCGGCATCAACCAGGGCTGGCCGGCCTACGAGGCGGCGCTCAAGGCCAACAACAAGACCTACGAGGCCTACATCTACAAGGGCGTCAACCATGGCTTCCACAACGATTCCACCCCACGCTACGACGAGGCCGCGGCCAAGCTGGCCTGGGAGCGCACCGTGGCCTGGTTCAAGAAATACCTTTCTTGA
- a CDS encoding glycine betaine ABC transporter substrate-binding protein: protein MRCTTRLFSRALMVMGFCLAIFVPALAHAQEGELKVGSKRFTESYILAEVIAQTAQAAGGKTRVLQGLGNTAIVFEALRSGQIDVYGEYTGTIALEIVKGDATMNLAAINQALVPLGLGAAVPLGFNDGYALAMRRAQADELGIKTLSDLAKHPTLKLGLSNEFIGRADGWKGLAARYQLGGQPIGLDHGLAYDAIAQKQIDVMDIYTTDAKIDHLGLLVLQDDQAYFPRYDAVLLYRLDLPQKHPAAWAALQKLEGRINEATMIAMNAQAELASQPFDAIARQFLVQNTAQALAGGQQATLQKVGKTSQSFGAQLWQRLIGDDLWRLTWQHLVLVLVSVGVATLLAVPLGVLLFPHPKLRALALGTAGVLQTIPSLALLAVLIAVLGVIGRWPALLALMVYSVLPILSNTVAGLSEVPPGLRNAALALGMTPGQRMGAIELPIALPTVMAGIRTASAIAIGTATIAAFIGAGGLGERIVTGLALNDSALMLAGALPAAGLALCSELFFEAVDRYLRRSKRI from the coding sequence ATGCGTTGCACCACACGACTTTTCAGCCGCGCCTTGATGGTGATGGGCTTCTGCCTTGCGATCTTCGTGCCAGCCCTGGCGCATGCCCAGGAGGGCGAACTCAAGGTCGGTTCGAAACGCTTCACCGAATCCTACATCCTGGCCGAGGTGATTGCCCAGACCGCGCAGGCCGCGGGCGGCAAGACCCGCGTGCTGCAGGGCCTGGGCAACACCGCCATCGTCTTCGAGGCGCTGCGTTCGGGGCAGATCGACGTGTACGGTGAATACACCGGCACCATCGCGCTCGAGATCGTCAAGGGCGACGCCACCATGAACCTGGCCGCCATCAACCAGGCCCTGGTGCCGCTCGGCCTGGGCGCGGCCGTGCCGCTGGGCTTCAACGACGGCTACGCCCTGGCCATGCGCCGGGCGCAAGCCGATGAACTCGGCATCAAGACGCTGAGCGACCTGGCCAAACACCCCACGCTCAAGCTCGGCCTGTCCAACGAATTCATCGGCCGTGCCGATGGCTGGAAGGGCCTGGCCGCGCGCTACCAGCTCGGCGGCCAGCCCATCGGACTGGACCACGGCCTGGCCTACGACGCCATCGCGCAGAAGCAGATCGACGTGATGGACATCTACACCACGGACGCGAAGATCGACCATCTCGGCCTCCTGGTGCTGCAGGACGACCAGGCCTACTTCCCCCGGTATGACGCAGTGCTGCTGTACCGGCTCGACCTGCCGCAGAAACATCCCGCCGCCTGGGCCGCACTGCAGAAGCTCGAGGGCCGCATCAACGAGGCGACCATGATCGCGATGAACGCCCAGGCCGAGCTCGCCAGCCAGCCGTTCGACGCGATCGCCCGCCAGTTCCTGGTGCAGAACACCGCGCAGGCGCTCGCCGGCGGCCAACAGGCCACGCTGCAGAAGGTCGGCAAGACCAGCCAGTCGTTCGGCGCCCAGCTGTGGCAGCGGCTCATCGGCGACGACCTCTGGCGCCTCACCTGGCAACACCTGGTGCTGGTGCTGGTCTCGGTGGGCGTGGCCACGCTGCTGGCCGTGCCGCTGGGCGTGCTGCTGTTCCCGCATCCCAAGCTGCGCGCCCTGGCGCTCGGCACGGCCGGGGTGCTGCAGACCATTCCTTCGCTGGCGCTGCTGGCCGTGCTGATCGCCGTGCTGGGCGTGATCGGCCGTTGGCCCGCCCTCCTGGCCCTGATGGTCTACTCCGTGTTGCCGATCCTGAGCAATACCGTGGCCGGTCTGTCCGAGGTACCGCCCGGCCTGCGCAATGCCGCATTGGCGCTGGGCATGACGCCGGGCCAGCGCATGGGCGCCATCGAGTTGCCCATCGCGTTGCCGACGGTCATGGCGGGCATCCGCACCGCCAGCGCGATCGCCATCGGCACGGCCACCATCGCCGCCTTCATCGGCGCCGGCGGCCTGGGCGAACGCATCGTCACCGGCCTGGCCCTGAACGACAGTGCGCTGATGCTTGCCGGCGCGCTGCCCGCGGCCGGCCTGGCGCTGTGCAGCGAACTGTTCTTCGAAGCCGTCGACCGTTACCTGCGGCGTTCGAAGAGGATCTGA
- a CDS encoding polysaccharide deacetylase family protein, producing the protein MSSPRYNTLPHHGRFGYSAIHQRPDFRWPDGKRLAVYLGFNIEHFAFGEGLGANLGPVSPHPDVLNYTWREYGNRVGVWRCLELFDALGLPAGTLVNTALYEHCPDVIAAFVARGDEIIGHGHTNAERQGSMPEEVERELLIDCRERILQHSGTAPTGWLSPWIAESPLTPDLLAETGYRYSLNWCHDDQPVAMHTRAGRLWSIPYPQELNDIPMIMGRQMDMKDFAQMIVDNFDEMLVQSLGQSLVMGIALHPYIVGQPYRLRHLRRALQHIAAHRDDIWFTTPGRIAGAMDERFPA; encoded by the coding sequence ATGTCGAGCCCTCGCTACAACACGCTGCCGCACCACGGACGCTTCGGCTACTCGGCCATCCACCAGCGGCCCGACTTCCGCTGGCCGGACGGCAAGCGCCTGGCCGTCTACCTCGGCTTCAACATCGAACATTTCGCCTTCGGCGAAGGCCTGGGCGCCAACCTCGGGCCGGTGTCGCCGCACCCGGACGTGCTCAACTACACCTGGCGCGAATATGGCAACCGTGTCGGCGTGTGGCGCTGCCTGGAGCTGTTCGATGCGCTCGGGTTGCCCGCCGGCACCCTGGTCAACACCGCGCTGTACGAGCATTGCCCCGACGTGATTGCAGCCTTCGTTGCGCGCGGCGATGAAATCATCGGCCATGGCCACACCAATGCCGAACGGCAGGGCAGCATGCCCGAAGAGGTCGAACGCGAATTGCTGATCGATTGCCGCGAACGCATCCTGCAGCACAGTGGCACGGCCCCCACGGGCTGGCTGTCGCCCTGGATCGCGGAGAGCCCGCTCACGCCGGACCTGCTGGCCGAGACCGGCTACCGCTACAGCCTCAACTGGTGCCACGACGACCAGCCCGTGGCGATGCATACGCGCGCTGGCCGGCTCTGGTCCATCCCCTATCCGCAGGAGCTCAACGACATCCCCATGATCATGGGCCGGCAGATGGACATGAAGGATTTCGCGCAGATGATCGTCGACAACTTCGACGAGATGCTGGTGCAGTCGCTTGGCCAATCGCTGGTGATGGGCATTGCGCTGCATCCCTACATCGTCGGCCAGCCTTACCGGCTGCGGCATCTGCGGCGGGCGCTGCAGCACATTGCGGCGCACCGCGACGACATCTGGTTCACCACGCCGGGCAGGATTGCCGGGGCGATGGACGAACGCTTCCCGGCCTAG
- a CDS encoding ureidoglycolate lyase: protein MTDTNPALVIEPLTAESFRSFGDVIEASHDARHFTINEGFAERYHDLAQVDVATGGGRAIVSIFKAKPRTLPMRLLLLERHPLGSQAFVPMSQRAYLVVVAPATPHAATPDVGAMRCFRAEPGQGVNYASGTWHHPLIALDAPSDFLVVDRGGAPGDHNCDEYPLGPRAAWIG from the coding sequence ATGACCGACACCAACCCCGCGCTGGTCATCGAGCCGCTCACGGCAGAGTCCTTCCGCTCCTTCGGCGACGTGATCGAGGCCAGCCACGACGCGCGCCACTTCACGATCAACGAAGGTTTTGCCGAGCGTTACCATGACCTCGCGCAGGTCGACGTGGCGACCGGCGGCGGCCGTGCCATCGTCAGCATCTTCAAAGCCAAACCGCGCACGCTGCCGATGCGGTTGCTGCTGCTGGAGCGCCATCCGCTGGGCAGCCAGGCCTTCGTGCCGATGTCGCAACGCGCCTACCTCGTGGTCGTGGCGCCGGCCACGCCGCACGCGGCCACGCCCGACGTCGGTGCGATGCGCTGCTTCCGCGCCGAGCCCGGCCAGGGCGTGAACTACGCGTCCGGCACCTGGCACCATCCGCTGATCGCACTCGACGCGCCCAGTGACTTTCTTGTCGTCGACCGCGGTGGCGCACCCGGCGATCACAACTGCGATGAATACCCGCTCGGGCCGCGCGCGGCCTGGATCGGCTAG
- a CDS encoding MurR/RpiR family transcriptional regulator, whose protein sequence is MTAATAPPSSTALPTGLDGLRELIERESERLTPRMRDAARYAIEHPNDIALNPVATVAEMADIAPAAFIRMAKALGFGGYSELQRLLREPLQHATKPTFRERIRHYGGEQTLEHPDDPAEVLRAFSRANIVSLEHLQDDAASLPLAEAITLIENARIVHVLGLRRSYAVAAYLAYALNRVGRPAVQITGLGGAIAEQASTAGPDDLLIAISFPPYAADTLQVCEQVRAAGAKRLAITDAFLSPVARDADLVLEVNDAKLLGFRSLTSAMSLAQTLAVGLAFSKRKNRKQRGKHAGPPSFITDLLEVDC, encoded by the coding sequence ATGACTGCAGCAACCGCGCCACCCTCTTCCACCGCACTGCCCACCGGCCTCGACGGCCTGCGCGAACTCATCGAGCGCGAGAGCGAACGCCTCACGCCGCGCATGCGCGACGCGGCGCGTTACGCCATCGAACATCCGAACGACATTGCGCTCAATCCGGTGGCCACGGTGGCCGAGATGGCCGACATCGCACCGGCGGCCTTCATCCGCATGGCCAAGGCGCTCGGCTTCGGCGGTTATTCGGAGTTGCAGCGCCTGCTGCGCGAGCCGCTGCAGCACGCCACCAAACCCACGTTTCGCGAACGCATCCGCCACTACGGTGGCGAACAGACGCTCGAGCATCCCGACGATCCGGCCGAGGTGCTGCGCGCCTTCAGCCGCGCCAACATCGTGTCGCTGGAGCATTTGCAGGACGACGCCGCCAGCCTGCCGCTGGCCGAGGCGATCACCCTCATCGAGAATGCGCGCATCGTGCACGTGCTCGGCCTGCGCCGCTCGTATGCGGTGGCCGCCTACCTGGCTTACGCGCTGAACCGCGTGGGACGGCCGGCCGTGCAGATCACCGGCCTGGGCGGCGCCATTGCCGAGCAGGCCAGCACGGCCGGCCCCGACGACCTGCTGATTGCCATCAGCTTTCCCCCGTATGCGGCCGACACCCTGCAGGTCTGCGAACAGGTGCGCGCCGCCGGCGCCAAGCGCCTGGCCATCACCGACGCATTCCTGAGCCCGGTGGCCAGGGACGCCGACCTGGTGCTGGAAGTGAACGACGCCAAGCTGCTCGGTTTTCGTTCGCTGACCTCGGCCATGTCGCTAGCGCAGACCCTGGCCGTGGGTCTGGCGTTCAGCAAACGGAAGAACCGCAAGCAGCGCGGCAAACATGCGGGCCCGCCATCTTTCATCACCGACCTGCTCGAAGTCGATTGCTGA
- the hydA gene encoding dihydropyrimidinase yields the protein MSSDTLIRNGRVITATDDYVADVLMRAGVIHTIGRGIEVGEDVAVVDATGLYVLPGGVDTHVHLENVIGPTITCDTFASGTRAAAFGGTTTIVDFALQTEADSPLGAIARAQRSAESQVAVDYSVHVIITRVDDQVLKDVRHAMRFEGVTSFKMFMAYPGVMMADDASIFRMLRQVGADGGMVALHAENGTVIDLLIKEALEAGHTSPRYHAMTRPAIMEGEATHRGIRLAELAEAPIYFVHVSSNEALKHIVTARAEGIPVFAETCPHYLLFDDSVYATDDLEIAKYVMTPPLRKPNDQKHLWRALRYDDLQVIATDHCPFCMKEGHLGYRLQKMRGKDDFSLIPNGAPGIETRLVSLFDIGVMQGKLSLNRFVELTSTTPAKLFGLFPKKGTIAVGSDADVVLFDPAASQTIYARDLHGNCDYTLLEGRTLQGKVEKVFLRGQLIVDGAQWQGREGMGQFVPRGEVKAF from the coding sequence ATGAGCTCGGACACCCTGATCCGCAACGGCCGCGTCATCACGGCCACCGACGACTACGTGGCCGACGTGCTGATGCGCGCCGGCGTCATCCACACCATCGGTCGCGGCATCGAGGTCGGCGAGGACGTGGCCGTGGTCGATGCCACCGGCCTTTACGTCTTGCCCGGCGGCGTGGACACGCATGTGCATCTGGAAAACGTGATCGGCCCGACGATCACCTGCGACACGTTTGCCAGCGGCACGCGCGCCGCGGCCTTCGGCGGCACCACCACCATCGTCGACTTCGCGCTGCAGACTGAAGCAGACTCCCCGCTGGGCGCGATCGCCCGCGCGCAGCGCAGCGCCGAATCGCAGGTGGCGGTGGACTACAGCGTGCACGTGATCATCACGCGCGTGGACGACCAGGTGCTGAAAGACGTACGCCATGCCATGCGCTTCGAAGGCGTGACCAGCTTCAAGATGTTCATGGCCTATCCCGGCGTGATGATGGCCGACGACGCATCGATCTTCCGCATGTTGCGCCAGGTGGGCGCGGACGGCGGCATGGTGGCGCTGCACGCCGAAAACGGCACGGTGATCGACCTGTTGATCAAGGAAGCGCTCGAAGCCGGCCACACCTCGCCGCGCTACCACGCGATGACACGCCCGGCCATCATGGAAGGCGAGGCCACGCACCGCGGCATCCGCCTGGCCGAACTCGCCGAGGCGCCGATCTATTTCGTGCACGTGTCGAGCAACGAGGCGCTGAAACACATCGTGACCGCGCGCGCCGAGGGCATTCCGGTGTTCGCCGAGACCTGCCCGCACTACCTGCTGTTCGACGACTCGGTCTACGCCACAGACGACCTGGAAATCGCCAAATACGTGATGACACCGCCGCTGCGCAAGCCAAACGACCAGAAACACCTGTGGCGCGCGCTGCGTTACGACGACCTGCAGGTCATCGCCACCGACCACTGCCCGTTCTGCATGAAGGAAGGCCACCTCGGCTACCGGCTGCAGAAGATGCGCGGCAAGGACGACTTCTCGCTGATCCCCAACGGCGCGCCCGGCATCGAGACCCGTCTCGTGAGCCTGTTCGACATCGGCGTGATGCAGGGCAAACTCTCGCTGAACCGCTTCGTCGAACTCACCTCCACGACCCCGGCCAAGCTGTTCGGCCTGTTCCCCAAGAAGGGCACGATCGCCGTGGGCAGCGACGCCGACGTGGTGCTGTTCGACCCGGCCGCGAGCCAGACCATCTACGCCAGGGATCTGCACGGCAACTGCGACTACACCCTGCTGGAAGGCCGCACGCTGCAGGGCAAGGTGGAGAAGGTGTTCCTGCGCGGCCAGTTGATCGTGGACGGCGCGCAATGGCAGGGACGCGAGGGCATGGGCCAATTCGTTCCGCGCGGCGAAGTAAAAGCTTTCTGA
- a CDS encoding cysteine desulfurase-like protein, which produces MAYLDNAGGSQVLRRVADRVRDYLLTSAVQLGASYAQSQDAGSKVLAARRSVAELINARHDDEVVMGGSTTSLMFQLTSAILPTVQPGDEIIVTNTDHEANIGGWMRLASAGAVLKIWEVNPETLELDLATLDTLLSPRTRWVAMTHASNILGTVNPVALVAERVHAVGGRLCVDAVAYAPHRLVDVQASGADLYVYSFYKVFGPHYAVLWGQRDLLLSLPSLNHYFIGPEVLPYKLQPGNVNYELSYGCMGISDYLIDVGTQLGSTGTARQKMQTAFDAFERHEDAICERLLAYLRDKKSVRIIGMDSAAMGGRVPTVSFMVAGTHSESIVRHTDRFGIGIRFGDFYAKRLVDGLGLQPQGGVVRVSMAHYNTMEEIDRLIRHLDEVIR; this is translated from the coding sequence GTGGCCTACCTTGACAATGCTGGCGGCTCGCAGGTGCTGCGCCGTGTGGCCGACCGTGTGCGCGACTACCTGCTGACCAGCGCGGTGCAACTCGGCGCAAGTTATGCGCAGTCGCAGGACGCCGGCAGCAAGGTGCTGGCGGCGCGCCGCTCGGTGGCCGAACTCATCAACGCGCGGCATGACGACGAAGTGGTGATGGGCGGCTCGACCACCTCGCTGATGTTCCAGCTGACCAGTGCCATCCTGCCCACCGTGCAGCCCGGCGACGAGATCATCGTCACCAACACCGACCACGAGGCCAACATCGGCGGCTGGATGCGGCTGGCGTCTGCGGGCGCCGTGCTGAAGATCTGGGAAGTGAATCCCGAAACCCTGGAGCTCGACCTGGCAACACTCGACACCCTGCTCTCCCCGCGCACCAGATGGGTGGCCATGACCCACGCCTCCAACATCCTGGGCACGGTGAATCCGGTGGCCCTGGTGGCAGAACGCGTACATGCGGTCGGCGGCCGGCTCTGCGTCGATGCCGTGGCCTATGCGCCGCACCGACTGGTGGACGTGCAGGCCAGCGGCGCCGATCTGTACGTCTACAGCTTCTACAAGGTGTTCGGCCCGCACTATGCCGTGTTGTGGGGTCAACGCGATCTGCTGCTGTCGCTGCCGAGCCTGAACCACTATTTCATCGGCCCGGAAGTGCTGCCCTACAAGCTGCAGCCGGGCAACGTGAATTACGAACTTTCCTACGGCTGCATGGGCATCAGCGACTACCTGATCGACGTGGGGACGCAGTTGGGCAGCACCGGCACCGCGCGGCAGAAGATGCAGACCGCGTTCGATGCGTTCGAGCGGCATGAGGATGCGATCTGCGAACGCCTGCTGGCCTACCTGCGCGACAAGAAATCGGTGCGCATCATCGGCATGGATTCCGCAGCCATGGGCGGCCGCGTGCCGACCGTGAGCTTCATGGTCGCCGGCACCCATTCGGAATCCATCGTGCGCCACACCGACCGTTTCGGCATCGGCATTCGTTTCGGCGACTTCTATGCCAAGCGACTGGTCGATGGGCTCGGTCTACAGCCGCAGGGCGGCGTGGTGCGCGTGTCCATGGCGCACTACAACACCATGGAAGAGATCGACCGCCTGATCCGACACCTCGACGAAGTGATCCGCTGA